One Homalodisca vitripennis isolate AUS2020 unplaced genomic scaffold, UT_GWSS_2.1 ScUCBcl_1707;HRSCAF=5669, whole genome shotgun sequence genomic region harbors:
- the LOC124371594 gene encoding LOW QUALITY PROTEIN: putative sodium-dependent multivitamin transporter (The sequence of the model RefSeq protein was modified relative to this genomic sequence to represent the inferred CDS: inserted 1 base in 1 codon) has translation MADNRTLGVWDYVVLIITLLVSLGIGLYFRCTGGKQKTAKEYLLGDRNQSVLPVAISLMASVMSAVTLLGVSGEVYMYGTIFLTIIISYILFTAVAAYLYLPVFFKLQATSAYEYLERRFSPRVRIAASVLYTLQMVLYMGIVLYAPTIALEALTGLSRNTSTLVVGAVCTVYSTIGGIKAVIWTDVFQAGLMYAALFSVIGVAAWDQGGLLPIWRIAENHGRIQFFDFTPDPTVRHTTWALFFGGGFTFLSVYAVNQNQVQRYMTMKDHKTAVCSLWFSLAFLYLLLLTCGFAGLCIFSAYYTCDPVKNGRISSLDQLMPLFVIDKMGQXPGLPGLFTAGIFSASLSTVSSCVNSLAAVTVEDYLKPLLPSIKATGSTALTKSLVLLYGLACLGVGFLAQYIGGLLQAGLSIMGIAGGPLLGTFTLGMFLPAANEPVAEVQFQL, from the exons GAATACCTGCTTGGAGATCGTAACCAGAGTGTACTGCCTGTGGCAATTTCTCTCATGGCTAGTGTCATGTCAGCCGTCACTCTGCTGGGTGTCTCTGGAGAGGTTTACATGTATGGAACCATCTTCCTCACTATTATCATCTCGTACATTCTGTTCACTGCCGTTGCCGCTTACTTGTATCTGCCTGTTTTCTTTAAGCTGCAAGCCACGTCTGCATATGAG TACTTGGAGCGGAGGTTTAGTCCCAGAGTGCGCATTGCAGCATCTGTCCTCTACACTCTGCAGATGGTCCTGTACATGGGTATTGTGCTGTATGCCCCTACCATAGCTCTGGAGGCTCTGACAGGCCTGTCTCGCAACACCTCCACCCTGGTTGTTGGCGCTGTCTGCACTGTGTACTCAACCATTGGTGGAATCAAAGCTGTCATCTGGACTGATGTCTTCCAA GCTGGATTGATGTATGCAGCTCTCTTCAGTGTTATCGGTGTGGCAGCCTGGGATCAGGGGGGATTGTTACCAATCTGGAGGATAGCTGAAAATCATGGCAGGATACAGTTTTTTGA CTTCACTCCAGACCCCACTGTAAGACACACCACATGGGCACTGTTCTTTGGCGGCGGCTTCACGTTTCTATCAGTGTACGCAGTGAACCAGAACCAAGTCCAAAGGTATATGACCATGAAGGACCACAAGACAGCAGTCTGCTCGCTCTGGTTCTCTCTAGCATTCTTGTACCTGCTGCTTCTTACCTGTGGCTTTGCAGGACTGTGCATCTTCTCCGCTTACTACACATGTGACCCTGTCAA AAACGGCCGGATATCCAGTCTGGATCAGCTGATGCCTCTGTTCGTAATAGACAAGATGGGAC GTCCCGGACTCCCTGGTTTGTTTACGGCCGGAATATTTTCTGCTTCTCTGAGCACAGTGTCATCTTGTGTCAACTCCTTGGCTGCTGTAACTGTAGAGGACTATCTAAAG CCATTGCTGCCCAGTATAAAAGCCACAGGATCCACAGCTCTCACGAAGAGCCTGGTATTGTTGTATGGCCTGGCCTGTCTGGGAGTGGGGTTCTTGGCTCAGTATATCGGAGGCTTGCTCCAAGCGGGTCTCAGCATCATGGGCATTGCAGGAGGACCCCTCCTTGGCACCTTCACACTGGGCATGTTTCTACCCGCCGCCAATGAACCG GTTGCTGAAGTCCAGTTTCAACTCTAG